One part of the Kryptolebias marmoratus isolate JLee-2015 linkage group LG13, ASM164957v2, whole genome shotgun sequence genome encodes these proteins:
- the mcama gene encoding cell surface glycoprotein MUC18 isoform X1, which produces MAFLLRRALFLLHLCLLTWSAWGKVELTVNDSLEVYLGDSAEIPCHYSFTNVNNEPSFVMIQWFVRAAGNSSRMRIFYSDGSQQIIDSNTDYSGRINVTSDQKETRLLIQNTQLSDEREFFCQVNGLAAGTAEGKTHLKVFAPPETSVIEGVLTGISVTNTVPSKVASCEARNGFPKPNITWHRNGMPLIPTPGRVNILILVTRESSGFYSVQSTLEYQVIKEDKDSFFSCEVSFSVPGAIRTMESHGVNVTVHYPTTMVELWKESPQGLVKEGDTVVLRCQGDGNPPPPFIFSKEQEPDVSLESSGDVLILSSVSRKDSGIYQCRPLDAVGHSEVKGEMQLNVHYLDPAVVVPKDSEVMLKGEDLVATCNALSSLTTSVVWHKDGEQVGQGNTFHLQDATYETSGEYICKVTVPSLPTLHTSGSVHIIVQGGPQLVGVEEEVQLEEVAGRMVNLSCEAKGHPTPSISWNIVGSQNWQEVASKENDHVTHSTVSVKVTSDVSALCNASNDMGAEVKAFRIKAIPRVTTTARFSPVEGSGVIIVVIILCLLLLAFLGSVFYFLHKKGKIPCGRSGKQEISKEKTTKDDIVVEMKTNTKNEEAVLLKAVNGEKKGPNDQVTVV; this is translated from the exons CATGGGGCAAAGTGGAACTGACTGTGAATGACAGCCTTGAGGTCTACCTGGGCGACTCAGCAGAGATCCCCTGCCATTACAGCTTCACCAATGTGAACAATGAGCCCAGTTTTGTCATGATCCAGTGGTTTGTG AGAGCTGCAGGAAACAGCTCGCGGATGCGTATCTTCTACAGCGACGGCAGTCAGCAGATAATTGATAGCAACACAGACTACAGCGGCCGCATTAATGTGACTTCGGACCAGAAGGAAACCAGACTCTTAATTCAGAACACTCAGCTGTCTGATGAGAGGGAATTCTTCTGCCAGGTTAATGGACTGGCAGCAGGGACAGCTGAGGGAAAGACCCACCTCAAAGTGTTTG CTCCTCCTGAGACTTCCGTCATCGAGGGCGTTCTTACTGGAATATCTGTGACCAACACAGTGCCATCTAAG GTGGCGTCATGTGAGGCTCGAAATGGCTTCCCCAAACCCAACATCACCTGGCACAGGAATGGGATGCCACTGATTCCCACACCTGGGC GCGTAAACATTCTGATCCTTGTGACCCGGGAGTCCAGTGGTTTTTACTCAGTCCAGAGTACACTGGAGTACCAGGTGATTAAGGAGGACAAGGACTCCTTTTTCTCCTGTGAGGTCAGCTTTTCTGTCCCAGGAGCCATCAGGACGATGGAGTCCCACGGCGTCAACGTCACTGTTCACT aCCCCACCACCATGGTGGAGCTGTGGAAGGAGTCGCCCCAGGGCTTGGTCAAAGAGGGGGATACTGTGGTGCTCCGTTGCCAGGGTGACGGCAACCCCCCGCCGCCCTTCATTTTCAGCAAAGAACAA GAGCCGGATGTGAGCTTGGAGAGCAGCGGCGACGTGTTGATTCTGTCTTCTGTGTCGCGGAAAGACAGCGGCATCTACCAATGTCGACCTCTGGACGCCGTCGGCCACAGCGAGGTCAAAGGAGAAATGCAGCTCAACGTGCACT ATTTGGATCCAGCTGTTGTTGTGCCCAAAGACTCGGAGGTTATGCTTAAAGGAGAAGATCTGGTTGCAACCTGCAACGCTCTGTCCTCCCTCACAACATCAGTTGTCTGGCACAAG gacgGGGAGCAGGTGGGTCAGGGTAACACCTTCCACCTGCAGGACGCCACCTACGAAACGAGTGGAGAGTACATCTGCAAGGTGACCGTCCCCAGCCTGCCCACCCTGCACACCAGCGGCTCCGTTCACATCATCGTCCAAG GTGGTCCTCAGCTGGTGggtgtggaggaggaggtgcagctggaggaggtggCGGGCAGGATGGTGAACCTGAGCTGTGAGGCTAAAGGACATCCAACACCCAGCATCTCCTGGAACATCGTCGGCAGCCAG aacTGGCAGGAAGTGGCGAGCAAAGAGAACGATCACGTGACTCACAGCACGGTGTCGGTGAAAGTCACCTCGGATGTCAGCGCTCTGTGTAACGCTTCCAACGACATGGGCGCCGAAGTCAAGGCGTTCAGGATCAAAGCCA TTCCCAGGGTCACAACAACTGCTCGCTTCTCTCCTG ttgAAGGCAGTGGTGTGATCATAGTGGTGATCATACTGTGTCTGCTGCTGCTCGCCTTCCTCGGTAGCGTTTTCTACTTCCTACATAAGAAGGGAAAGATCCCCTGTGGACGCTCGGGCAAGCAGGAAAT CAGCAAAGAGAAGACCACCAAAGATGACATTGTTGTGGAGATGAAGACCAACACAAAGAATGAGGAAGCTGTCCTCCTGAAGGCCGTCAACGGAGAAAAGAAAGGTCCTAATGACCAGGTAACTGTCGTG TAA
- the mcama gene encoding cell surface glycoprotein MUC18 isoform X2 gives MAFLLRRALFLLHLCLLTWSAWGKVELTVNDSLEVYLGDSAEIPCHYSFTNVNNEPSFVMIQWFVRAAGNSSRMRIFYSDGSQQIIDSNTDYSGRINVTSDQKETRLLIQNTQLSDEREFFCQVNGLAAGTAEGKTHLKVFAPPETSVIEGVLTGISVTNTVPSKVASCEARNGFPKPNITWHRNGMPLIPTPGRVNILILVTRESSGFYSVQSTLEYQVIKEDKDSFFSCEVSFSVPGAIRTMESHGVNVTVHYPTTMVELWKESPQGLVKEGDTVVLRCQGDGNPPPPFIFSKEQEPDVSLESSGDVLILSSVSRKDSGIYQCRPLDAVGHSEVKGEMQLNVHYLDPAVVVPKDSEVMLKGEDLVATCNALSSLTTSVVWHKDGEQVGQGNTFHLQDATYETSGEYICKVTVPSLPTLHTSGSVHIIVQGGPQLVGVEEEVQLEEVAGRMVNLSCEAKGHPTPSISWNIVGSQNWQEVASKENDHVTHSTVSVKVTSDVSALCNASNDMGAEVKAFRIKAIPRVTTTARFSPVEGSGVIIVVIILCLLLLAFLGSVFYFLHKKGKIPCGRSGKQEISKEKTTKDDIVVEMKTNTKNEEAVLLKAVNGEKKGPNDQ, from the exons CATGGGGCAAAGTGGAACTGACTGTGAATGACAGCCTTGAGGTCTACCTGGGCGACTCAGCAGAGATCCCCTGCCATTACAGCTTCACCAATGTGAACAATGAGCCCAGTTTTGTCATGATCCAGTGGTTTGTG AGAGCTGCAGGAAACAGCTCGCGGATGCGTATCTTCTACAGCGACGGCAGTCAGCAGATAATTGATAGCAACACAGACTACAGCGGCCGCATTAATGTGACTTCGGACCAGAAGGAAACCAGACTCTTAATTCAGAACACTCAGCTGTCTGATGAGAGGGAATTCTTCTGCCAGGTTAATGGACTGGCAGCAGGGACAGCTGAGGGAAAGACCCACCTCAAAGTGTTTG CTCCTCCTGAGACTTCCGTCATCGAGGGCGTTCTTACTGGAATATCTGTGACCAACACAGTGCCATCTAAG GTGGCGTCATGTGAGGCTCGAAATGGCTTCCCCAAACCCAACATCACCTGGCACAGGAATGGGATGCCACTGATTCCCACACCTGGGC GCGTAAACATTCTGATCCTTGTGACCCGGGAGTCCAGTGGTTTTTACTCAGTCCAGAGTACACTGGAGTACCAGGTGATTAAGGAGGACAAGGACTCCTTTTTCTCCTGTGAGGTCAGCTTTTCTGTCCCAGGAGCCATCAGGACGATGGAGTCCCACGGCGTCAACGTCACTGTTCACT aCCCCACCACCATGGTGGAGCTGTGGAAGGAGTCGCCCCAGGGCTTGGTCAAAGAGGGGGATACTGTGGTGCTCCGTTGCCAGGGTGACGGCAACCCCCCGCCGCCCTTCATTTTCAGCAAAGAACAA GAGCCGGATGTGAGCTTGGAGAGCAGCGGCGACGTGTTGATTCTGTCTTCTGTGTCGCGGAAAGACAGCGGCATCTACCAATGTCGACCTCTGGACGCCGTCGGCCACAGCGAGGTCAAAGGAGAAATGCAGCTCAACGTGCACT ATTTGGATCCAGCTGTTGTTGTGCCCAAAGACTCGGAGGTTATGCTTAAAGGAGAAGATCTGGTTGCAACCTGCAACGCTCTGTCCTCCCTCACAACATCAGTTGTCTGGCACAAG gacgGGGAGCAGGTGGGTCAGGGTAACACCTTCCACCTGCAGGACGCCACCTACGAAACGAGTGGAGAGTACATCTGCAAGGTGACCGTCCCCAGCCTGCCCACCCTGCACACCAGCGGCTCCGTTCACATCATCGTCCAAG GTGGTCCTCAGCTGGTGggtgtggaggaggaggtgcagctggaggaggtggCGGGCAGGATGGTGAACCTGAGCTGTGAGGCTAAAGGACATCCAACACCCAGCATCTCCTGGAACATCGTCGGCAGCCAG aacTGGCAGGAAGTGGCGAGCAAAGAGAACGATCACGTGACTCACAGCACGGTGTCGGTGAAAGTCACCTCGGATGTCAGCGCTCTGTGTAACGCTTCCAACGACATGGGCGCCGAAGTCAAGGCGTTCAGGATCAAAGCCA TTCCCAGGGTCACAACAACTGCTCGCTTCTCTCCTG ttgAAGGCAGTGGTGTGATCATAGTGGTGATCATACTGTGTCTGCTGCTGCTCGCCTTCCTCGGTAGCGTTTTCTACTTCCTACATAAGAAGGGAAAGATCCCCTGTGGACGCTCGGGCAAGCAGGAAAT CAGCAAAGAGAAGACCACCAAAGATGACATTGTTGTGGAGATGAAGACCAACACAAAGAATGAGGAAGCTGTCCTCCTGAAGGCCGTCAACGGAGAAAAGAAAGGTCCTAATGACCAG TAA